A region of Domibacillus sp. DTU_2020_1001157_1_SI_ALB_TIR_016 DNA encodes the following proteins:
- a CDS encoding sugar ABC transporter substrate-binding protein, giving the protein MKTTSKWIMIFILLLSVGLAGCSGEDSNKKVIGISLQNFSDEFRTYIIDAMEEEQKKHPDIEFVYADAQNDSSTQKGDIENFVARGVDAIIFTPVDTVAAMDIVNMVNEADIPLIVLNQTFDGADKAAAYVGSESIESGILQMEEVAKLLNGKGNIAIMDGTLGHEAQIKRTEGNMQIIKEHPDMKVVKQGSANWSRPEGMDLMENWMQSSKIDAVVANNDEMAIGAIMALESEGKLKDTVVAGIDATPAALDMMKEGKLKVTVFQDAAGQGKASIETAVKAANGEEVEDAIIPYQLVTPENVDEFAAKYE; this is encoded by the coding sequence ATGAAAACAACGAGTAAATGGATCATGATTTTTATTTTATTATTGTCAGTTGGACTAGCAGGATGTAGTGGGGAAGACAGCAATAAAAAAGTAATCGGTATTTCCCTGCAGAACTTTAGTGATGAATTCCGTACCTATATTATTGATGCGATGGAAGAAGAACAAAAAAAGCATCCTGATATTGAATTTGTATACGCAGATGCTCAAAACGACAGTTCGACTCAAAAAGGGGATATTGAAAACTTTGTTGCGCGCGGCGTAGATGCCATTATTTTCACGCCAGTTGATACCGTCGCGGCCATGGATATTGTCAATATGGTCAATGAGGCAGACATTCCGTTGATTGTACTAAACCAGACATTTGATGGTGCTGACAAAGCAGCTGCTTATGTAGGGTCTGAATCGATTGAATCTGGCATTTTGCAAATGGAAGAAGTCGCAAAACTGTTGAATGGAAAAGGAAATATCGCCATTATGGATGGTACACTGGGCCATGAAGCACAAATTAAGCGGACAGAAGGAAATATGCAGATTATTAAAGAACATCCAGACATGAAAGTAGTCAAACAAGGATCCGCAAACTGGTCACGTCCGGAAGGTATGGACTTAATGGAAAACTGGATGCAGTCAAGCAAGATTGATGCGGTCGTCGCTAATAATGATGAAATGGCGATTGGTGCCATTATGGCGTTGGAATCGGAAGGAAAACTCAAGGATACCGTAGTAGCAGGCATTGATGCCACACCAGCAGCCCTGGATATGATGAAAGAAGGAAAATTAAAGGTTACCGTTTTCCAGGATGCGGCCGGGCAGGGAAAAGCGAGTATTGAAACAGCTGTTAAAGCGGCAAATGGAGAAGAAGTAGAAGATGCGATCATTCCGTATCAGCTGGTGACCCCGGAAAACGTGGATGAATTTGCGGCTAAGTACGAGTAA
- the abc-f gene encoding ribosomal protection-like ABC-F family protein yields the protein MKELLKLSNMGYEIGDFKVFERANASVQKRDVIGLIGKNGAGKSTLLQLIHRDLTPTQGHIEWLQPDPKLVIVEQETESHSFKDKTPSEAKLLEKWSVPEQEYSHLSGGEKLKARLAQGFSKDADLLLLDEPTNHLDEQSIEFLIRQIKHYKGTIILVSHDRHFLDAVATKIWSIEGKKLIEQKGNYSSYMEDRKHKRLTQQGEYEKQQKMVKRIEDQMQNLTSWSQKAHAQSTKQEGFKEHYRTKAKRMDTQAKSKQKRLERELQRAKVEPVEPEYTVRFSIKSDHKTGKRFLEIKNVTKSFNGRTLFKNVNFTIQHGEKVSITGPNGSGKTTLLNIMLGQEPAEGNVWISPSANVGYLTQEVFDLPLDQTPEQLFVQETFEARGRVQTLMKHLGFTASQWTEPIRHMSMGERVKCKLMKYILEEKDVLILDEPTNHLDLASREQLEDTLAQYNGTLIVVSHDKHFVEKTTSSKLVITNSTVQKQLDKVQPKRDSLAELRLKLETERQEVLGKLSFMTPKDTAYAELDQKFKELTKQINELL from the coding sequence ATGAAAGAATTATTAAAGTTATCCAATATGGGTTATGAAATAGGGGACTTCAAGGTTTTTGAGAGAGCAAATGCAAGCGTTCAAAAAAGGGATGTGATCGGTTTAATTGGTAAAAACGGTGCGGGCAAATCCACTTTACTGCAATTAATCCATCGTGACTTAACCCCAACACAAGGGCATATAGAGTGGCTGCAGCCAGATCCGAAATTGGTCATAGTTGAACAAGAAACCGAGTCACATTCATTTAAAGATAAAACACCTTCCGAGGCCAAGCTGTTAGAAAAATGGAGTGTGCCAGAACAGGAATACTCGCATTTAAGCGGCGGGGAAAAATTGAAAGCACGGCTTGCCCAGGGATTTTCAAAAGATGCCGACCTTTTACTGTTAGATGAACCGACAAACCATCTCGATGAACAAAGTATAGAATTTCTCATCAGACAAATTAAACATTATAAAGGCACGATTATTTTGGTGTCGCATGATCGTCATTTTTTGGATGCGGTTGCCACGAAAATCTGGTCCATTGAAGGAAAAAAGCTTATAGAACAAAAAGGAAATTATTCCAGCTATATGGAGGACCGTAAACATAAAAGACTCACCCAGCAGGGGGAATATGAAAAACAGCAGAAAATGGTTAAACGAATCGAAGACCAAATGCAGAATCTCACTTCCTGGTCCCAAAAAGCCCATGCGCAATCAACAAAGCAAGAAGGCTTTAAAGAACATTACCGCACAAAAGCAAAGCGAATGGACACTCAGGCAAAATCAAAACAAAAGCGTTTGGAAAGGGAGCTCCAAAGGGCAAAAGTTGAACCGGTTGAGCCAGAATATACGGTGCGTTTTTCCATTAAATCAGACCATAAGACAGGAAAACGCTTTTTAGAAATCAAAAATGTAACAAAGTCATTTAACGGACGAACACTTTTCAAAAACGTTAATTTTACGATTCAGCATGGCGAAAAGGTATCAATCACAGGTCCAAATGGCAGCGGTAAGACCACTTTATTGAATATAATGCTTGGACAGGAACCGGCTGAAGGCAATGTATGGATATCACCGTCTGCAAATGTTGGCTATTTGACTCAGGAAGTGTTCGATTTACCGCTTGACCAAACTCCAGAGCAGCTTTTTGTCCAGGAAACATTCGAAGCAAGAGGAAGAGTTCAAACCTTAATGAAACATTTGGGGTTTACAGCTTCTCAATGGACGGAACCCATTCGGCATATGAGCATGGGTGAGCGTGTGAAGTGTAAGTTAATGAAATATATTTTAGAAGAAAAAGATGTGCTTATTTTAGATGAGCCGACCAATCACCTGGACCTGGCTTCACGTGAACAGCTGGAAGACACCCTGGCGCAGTATAACGGAACGTTAATCGTTGTTTCTCATGATAAGCATTTTGTAGAAAAAACGACCAGCAGCAAACTCGTTATAACGAATTCCACTGTACAAAAACAACTAGATAAAGTGCAGCCCAAAAGAGACAGTCTGGCTGAATTACGGTTAAAGCTTGAAACAGAAAGACAAGAAGTGTTAGGAAAGCTGAGCTTTATGACCCCAAAGGATACAGCATACGCAGAGCTTGACCAGAAGTTTAAAGAACTTACAAAGCAGATAAATGAACTTTTATAA
- a CDS encoding GyrI-like domain-containing protein, with amino-acid sequence MPLKVNEGEFFGGKYAIHEVKCTTEDIQKAWNNTFSELSNRSYQIDGRPGFERYIKKIISNSICEICVPIK; translated from the coding sequence TTGCCACTGAAAGTCAACGAAGGCGAATTCTTCGGTGGAAAATACGCTATTCATGAAGTGAAATGCACAACAGAAGACATTCAAAAAGCATGGAATAACACCTTTTCTGAGCTGTCAAACCGCAGTTATCAGATTGACGGTCGGCCTGGATTTGAAAGGTACATCAAGAAAATTATTTCCAATAGTATTTGCGAAATCTGTGTGCCTATAAAATAA
- a CDS encoding sugar phosphate isomerase/epimerase has translation MKTGLVTDILGYMPFEKMLDTCVELGIESLELGCGNWSKAPHVNLGELLESAVKREQFMDAIQKRGLSIAALNCSGNQLNPSEEGTLHKAGVEKTFQLAGLLGVETVVMMSGCPGGGPNDQTPNWITHPILPQHFNMLDWQWNEVALPYWEKAVKSAKEYGVQKIAIENLGYNLVHNAETLLKLRKEVGSMVGMNLDPSHLFWMGGDPIAAARTLGDAIYHVHAKDVRLERGIVDAQGLIDVKPMESFASRSWNYVALGYGHDAAYWKEFFTVVKMTGYEGPVVLEMEDLTMEPLTGVKKSMDILKETLPRDFETKLRTVLVN, from the coding sequence ATGAAAACAGGATTAGTGACAGATATTTTGGGATACATGCCGTTCGAGAAAATGCTAGATACGTGCGTAGAGTTAGGGATTGAATCACTGGAGCTTGGATGCGGCAATTGGTCAAAAGCCCCACATGTAAATCTTGGTGAGTTATTAGAAAGCGCTGTCAAACGTGAGCAGTTCATGGATGCCATACAAAAACGCGGCCTCAGTATTGCTGCGCTGAACTGCTCAGGCAATCAGCTGAACCCGTCGGAAGAAGGCACATTACATAAAGCGGGCGTTGAAAAAACCTTTCAGCTTGCTGGCCTTTTAGGGGTTGAAACCGTAGTAATGATGTCCGGATGCCCGGGCGGGGGACCGAATGATCAAACACCAAACTGGATCACACACCCGATCCTGCCGCAGCATTTTAACATGCTTGACTGGCAGTGGAATGAAGTAGCGCTTCCTTACTGGGAGAAAGCGGTGAAATCAGCGAAAGAATACGGCGTTCAGAAAATTGCCATTGAAAACCTTGGCTACAACCTCGTTCATAACGCAGAAACATTGTTGAAGCTGCGTAAGGAAGTCGGCAGCATGGTCGGTATGAACCTTGATCCGAGCCACTTGTTCTGGATGGGCGGCGACCCTATTGCGGCAGCACGGACGCTTGGAGACGCAATCTACCATGTTCATGCGAAGGATGTACGATTAGAGCGCGGAATTGTGGATGCACAGGGATTGATTGATGTGAAGCCAATGGAAAGCTTTGCGTCCCGTTCATGGAACTATGTAGCGCTTGGCTACGGGCACGATGCAGCTTATTGGAAAGAATTCTTCACGGTTGTGAAGATGACTGGATACGAAGGACCGGTCGTGCTTGAAATGGAAGATTTAACGATGGAGCCGCTGACAGGTGTGAAAAAATCAATGGATATATTGAAAGAAACATTGCCAAGAGACTTCGAAACAAAACTACGTACGGTACTTGTTAACTGA
- a CDS encoding DUF2187 family protein — protein sequence MAKKVAEVGSIIEFHNGIKGVVQKVNENSVIVAITENQTPLEYEGNRTVVNHKRYTVVS from the coding sequence ATGGCAAAGAAGGTAGCGGAAGTAGGCAGCATCATTGAATTCCACAATGGAATCAAAGGTGTCGTTCAAAAAGTGAATGAAAACTCGGTTATTGTGGCGATTACGGAAAATCAAACGCCACTTGAATATGAAGGAAACCGCACGGTGGTTAATCATAAAAGGTACACAGTTGTTTCTTAA
- a CDS encoding glucose-1-phosphate adenylyltransferase gives MTKQKCVAMLLAGGQGSRLKELTENLAKPAVPFGGKYRIIDFPLSNCAHSSIQTVGVLTQYQPLVLNSYIGNGRAWDLDRSSGGVTVLPPYASASEINWYTGTASAIYQNFNYLQQYDPEHVLILSGDHIYKMNYDLMLDYHIKQKADVTISVIEVPWSEASRFGIMNTDENYKVTRFDEKPKKPESNLASMGIYIFKWSVLKKYLEQDASNPDSSNDFGKDVIPAMLEDQQKLVAYPFKGYWKDVGTIESLWEAHMDLLSDENELNLHDRSWPIYSANKSLPPQVTGKNACVKHSILNEGCIIDGEVQFSVVSQNVTVDAKAVVKDSVVMPNAYIGKGAFIERAIVMENVEVPENMVIRNESADILLITKDFVAAHAKESLNV, from the coding sequence ATGACAAAACAAAAATGCGTTGCCATGCTTTTGGCGGGAGGACAAGGAAGCAGATTAAAAGAACTGACAGAAAATCTGGCAAAACCAGCAGTGCCATTCGGCGGGAAATACCGGATTATTGATTTTCCATTGTCAAACTGTGCTCACTCAAGTATCCAAACGGTTGGCGTTCTAACGCAGTACCAGCCTCTTGTTTTAAACTCTTATATCGGAAATGGCCGGGCATGGGATTTAGACCGCAGCAGCGGGGGAGTCACGGTTTTGCCGCCTTATGCTAGTGCTTCAGAAATCAATTGGTATACGGGTACAGCGAGTGCCATTTATCAGAACTTCAACTATCTCCAGCAATATGATCCGGAACATGTACTCATTTTATCCGGTGATCACATTTATAAAATGAACTACGATTTAATGCTAGACTACCATATTAAACAAAAAGCAGATGTAACCATTTCTGTGATTGAAGTGCCATGGAGCGAAGCAAGCCGCTTTGGTATTATGAATACAGACGAAAACTACAAGGTTACGCGCTTTGATGAAAAGCCAAAGAAACCGGAAAGTAACCTGGCTTCAATGGGCATTTATATCTTTAAATGGTCTGTTTTAAAGAAATATCTGGAACAGGATGCAAGCAATCCGGATTCTTCTAATGACTTCGGAAAAGACGTAATTCCAGCCATGCTTGAAGATCAGCAAAAACTAGTTGCTTATCCGTTTAAAGGCTATTGGAAAGACGTAGGCACAATCGAAAGCCTTTGGGAAGCCCATATGGATTTGCTAAGCGATGAAAATGAGCTGAATCTGCATGATCGTTCCTGGCCTATTTACTCGGCCAACAAGAGCCTGCCGCCGCAGGTAACAGGGAAAAATGCCTGCGTTAAGCATTCCATCTTAAATGAAGGATGTATCATTGACGGCGAAGTTCAATTCTCTGTCGTATCTCAGAATGTAACCGTTGATGCAAAAGCGGTTGTGAAAGATTCAGTGGTGATGCCAAATGCGTACATAGGAAAAGGTGCGTTTATTGAGCGGGCAATCGTGATGGAAAACGTTGAAGTGCCGGAAAACATGGTGATTCGGAATGAATCAGCGGACATCTTGCTGATCACAAAGGATTTTGTGGCGGCCCATGCAAAAGAGTCACTTAACGTCTAA